Proteins from one Megalopta genalis isolate 19385.01 chromosome 1, iyMegGena1_principal, whole genome shotgun sequence genomic window:
- the LOC117221511 gene encoding acetylcholinesterase isoform X1, whose translation MLEHRIRIAILLLASSRRCLAEDLPRTDVVRTASGPVRGVIKETVWNSVEYSAFLGIPYAEPPLANLRFKPPVPISPWNEVLDAVEEGNACPQIDFFTARYTGNEDCLYLNVFTRHAKVRRRAAASIFESSRNLRRRRKFRNGTGPRPVMVWIYGGAYLAGYSNASFYGPDFFLEEDVVFVSFNYRIGALGFLSLDHPDALGNAGLKDQHLVLQWVQKNIAAFGGNPREVTIFGESAGAASVGFHILSERSIGLFHRSIGMSGTPLCQWAYHTPAEAYRSAAELAQLLGKAEITKSGLLELLRDVPADALVNQAMKLNLNDLLPFRPTIEDPAVATDDSAFMTECPIRKYLTGNFTQHPMMMGRTHDEALFFLDDYVGSPSDRAKTMSKWLGQVTNIDEILTDRISDAMAFNLDQTSPEFLEQILTMLTDVFFTAPIDLTQRIVSRWNSGYPIYYYRLSYTSTYSVHSLVGQTVKGTSHVDDIGDLFNVASLNAPTDPKHPFNIFRRKMVRLWTNFAKQGDPTPKVSSRRSGEEFDVIWTDSTESGMQLDIKEESVMRPRLVDYVAQTYEEALFARLPFQSACIDLSLIPLGIFKLQL comes from the exons aTGCTGGAGCATCGAATACGAATAGCTATTTTATTGTTGGCGTCGTCGAGGCGGTGTCTGGCCGAAGATCTTCCTCGAACGGACGTGGTTCGTACCGCGAGCGGGCCGGTGCGAGGAGTAATCAAGGAAACGGTATGGAATTCCGTGGAGTACTCGGCCTTTCTGGGGATTCCGTACGCCGAACCTCCCCTGGCGAATCTCAGATTCAAG CCTCCGGTTCCGATCAGCCCGTGGAACGAGGTGCTGGACGCCGTCGAAGAAGGCAACGCCTGCCCGCAGATAGATTTCTTCACGGCTCGGTACACGGGCAACGAGGACTGTCTGTACCTGAACGTGTTCACTCGACACGCGAAGGTTCGTCGACGCGCCGCAGCATCGATATTCGAGTCCTCGAGGAATCTACGCCGACGTCGAAAG TTTCGAAACGGAACGGGACCGAGACCCGTGATGGTGTGGATCTACGGGGGAGCGTACCTGGCCGGCTACAGCAACGCGAGCTTCTACGGGCCCGATTTCTTCCTCGAAGAGGACGTCGTCTTCGTCAGCTTTAATTATCGCATCGGCGCGCTGG GATTTCTCTCGTTGGACCATCCGGACGCTTTGGGCAACGCGGGTCTGAAGGATCAGCATCTGGTTCTGCAATGGGTGCAGAAGAATATCGCGGCTTTCGGTGGGAATCCGAGGGAAGTGACGATTTTCGGGGAAAGCGCGGGCGCCGCTTCCGTAGGATTTCACATTTTGTCGGAGAGATCTATAG GGCTGTTCCATCGATCGATCGGCATGAGCGGAACGCCTTTGTGCCAGTGGGCGTACCATACTCCCGCGGAGGCTTACCGCAGCGCCGCCGAGCTCGCGCAGCTTCTGGGCAAAGCGGAGATCACGAAGTCCGGTTTGCTGGAGCTCCTGCGCGACGTTCCCGCGGACGCTCTGGTCAACCAGGCGATGAAACTTAATCTG AACGACCTGCTGCCGTTCCGACCGACGATCGAGGATCCCGCGGTTGCGACCGACGACAGCGCGTTCATGACCGAATGCCCCATCAGGAAATACCTGACCGGCAACTTTACCCAGCACCCCATGATGATGGGACGCACTCACGACGAAGCGTTGTTCTTCTTAGACG ACTACGTCGGCAGCCCGTCGGACCGTGCCAAGACGATGTCGAAATGGCTCGGACAAGTCACGAACATCGACGAGATCTTGACCGATCGAATCTCCGACGCGATGGCGTTCAACTTGGATCAGACGTCGCCCGAGTTTCTCGAGCAGATTTTGACTATGTTAACCGACGTCTTCTTCACGGCACCCATCGACTTGACTCAGAGAATCGTCTCGAGATGGAACTCGGGTTATCCGATTTATTATTACCGGCTCTCGTACACGTCCACGTACAGCGTTCACTCGCTGGTGGGTCAAACCGTGAAAG GGACCAGTCACGTCGACGACATCGGAGACTTGTTCAACGTGGCATCGTTGAACGCGCCGACGGACCCGAAACATCCGTTCAATATCTTCCGAAGAAAAATGGTGAGGCTGTGGACGAACTTCGCCAAGCAAGG AGATCCTACGCCGAAGGTTTCGAGCCGTCGGTCCGGCGAAGAGTTCGACGTGATTTGGACGGACAGCACAGAATCGGGGATGCAATTGGATATCAAAGAGGAATCGGTGATGCGACCGCGTCTGGTCGACTACGTCGCTCAGACTTACGAGGAAGCTTTGTTCGCTCGTCTTCCGTTTCAATCGGCGTGCATCGATTTGTCGCTGATTCCTCTCGGCATCTTCAAATTGCAGCTTTGA
- the LOC117221511 gene encoding acetylcholinesterase isoform X2, translating to MLEHRIRIAILLLASSRRCLAEDLPRTDVVRTASGPVRGVIKETVWNSVEYSAFLGIPYAEPPLANLRFKPPVPISPWNEVLDAVEEGNACPQIDFFTARYTGNEDCLYLNVFTRHAKVRRRAAASIFESSRNLRRRRKFRNGTGPRPVMVWIYGGAYLAGYSNASFYGPDFFLEEDVVFVSFNYRIGALGFLSLDHPDALGNAGLKDQHLVLQWVQKNIAAFGGNPREVTIFGESAGAASVGFHILSERSIGLFHRSIGMSGTPLCQWAYHTPAEAYRSAAELAQLLGKAEITKSGLLELLRDVPADALVNQAMKLNLNDLLPFRPTIEDPAVATDDSAFMTECPIRKYLTGNFTQHPMMMGRTHDEALFFLDGTSHVDDIGDLFNVASLNAPTDPKHPFNIFRRKMVRLWTNFAKQGDPTPKVSSRRSGEEFDVIWTDSTESGMQLDIKEESVMRPRLVDYVAQTYEEALFARLPFQSACIDLSLIPLGIFKLQL from the exons aTGCTGGAGCATCGAATACGAATAGCTATTTTATTGTTGGCGTCGTCGAGGCGGTGTCTGGCCGAAGATCTTCCTCGAACGGACGTGGTTCGTACCGCGAGCGGGCCGGTGCGAGGAGTAATCAAGGAAACGGTATGGAATTCCGTGGAGTACTCGGCCTTTCTGGGGATTCCGTACGCCGAACCTCCCCTGGCGAATCTCAGATTCAAG CCTCCGGTTCCGATCAGCCCGTGGAACGAGGTGCTGGACGCCGTCGAAGAAGGCAACGCCTGCCCGCAGATAGATTTCTTCACGGCTCGGTACACGGGCAACGAGGACTGTCTGTACCTGAACGTGTTCACTCGACACGCGAAGGTTCGTCGACGCGCCGCAGCATCGATATTCGAGTCCTCGAGGAATCTACGCCGACGTCGAAAG TTTCGAAACGGAACGGGACCGAGACCCGTGATGGTGTGGATCTACGGGGGAGCGTACCTGGCCGGCTACAGCAACGCGAGCTTCTACGGGCCCGATTTCTTCCTCGAAGAGGACGTCGTCTTCGTCAGCTTTAATTATCGCATCGGCGCGCTGG GATTTCTCTCGTTGGACCATCCGGACGCTTTGGGCAACGCGGGTCTGAAGGATCAGCATCTGGTTCTGCAATGGGTGCAGAAGAATATCGCGGCTTTCGGTGGGAATCCGAGGGAAGTGACGATTTTCGGGGAAAGCGCGGGCGCCGCTTCCGTAGGATTTCACATTTTGTCGGAGAGATCTATAG GGCTGTTCCATCGATCGATCGGCATGAGCGGAACGCCTTTGTGCCAGTGGGCGTACCATACTCCCGCGGAGGCTTACCGCAGCGCCGCCGAGCTCGCGCAGCTTCTGGGCAAAGCGGAGATCACGAAGTCCGGTTTGCTGGAGCTCCTGCGCGACGTTCCCGCGGACGCTCTGGTCAACCAGGCGATGAAACTTAATCTG AACGACCTGCTGCCGTTCCGACCGACGATCGAGGATCCCGCGGTTGCGACCGACGACAGCGCGTTCATGACCGAATGCCCCATCAGGAAATACCTGACCGGCAACTTTACCCAGCACCCCATGATGATGGGACGCACTCACGACGAAGCGTTGTTCTTCTTAGACG GGACCAGTCACGTCGACGACATCGGAGACTTGTTCAACGTGGCATCGTTGAACGCGCCGACGGACCCGAAACATCCGTTCAATATCTTCCGAAGAAAAATGGTGAGGCTGTGGACGAACTTCGCCAAGCAAGG AGATCCTACGCCGAAGGTTTCGAGCCGTCGGTCCGGCGAAGAGTTCGACGTGATTTGGACGGACAGCACAGAATCGGGGATGCAATTGGATATCAAAGAGGAATCGGTGATGCGACCGCGTCTGGTCGACTACGTCGCTCAGACTTACGAGGAAGCTTTGTTCGCTCGTCTTCCGTTTCAATCGGCGTGCATCGATTTGTCGCTGATTCCTCTCGGCATCTTCAAATTGCAGCTTTGA